A genomic stretch from Bos javanicus breed banteng chromosome 3, ARS-OSU_banteng_1.0, whole genome shotgun sequence includes:
- the BSND gene encoding barttin has protein sequence MTDEKTFRIGFIVLGLFLLALGTFLMSHDRPQVYGTFYAMGGVMVIGGVIWSMCQCYPKITFIPADSDFQGVLSTKAKALGLLESGFAAEMKSPQPRYVRLWEAAAYDQSLPDFSHIQMKVMRYSEDPRPLLDPEPGQRQPGASDGGESGPHDPQTWLEATVVIHRGSDQDEGEGDPSQGRLSPPTCPQGSAPLASFQDDLDVGSSEGSSPNPSPPEEAEPQPLPPESRTCRCQLDRFHDFALIDAPATEDAPPEKQRWEAAVPSSQQRSPRTKEEEEASDTGTEGPAQEEEDLYYGLPDSPGDPLPDKELGFEPEAQG, from the exons ATGACTGATGAGAAGACCTTCCGCATCGGCTTCATCGTGCTGGGGCTCTTCCTGCTGGCCCTTGGCACGTTCCTCATGAGCCACGACCGGCCCCAGGTCTACGGCACCTTCTATGCCATGGGAGGCGTCATGGTGATCGGGGGCGTCATCTGGAGCATGTGCCAATGTTACCCCAAG ATCACCTTCATACCTGCTGACTCTGACTTCCAAGGTGTGCTGTCCACGAAGGCGAAGGCGCTGGGCCTGCTGGAGAGCGGGTTTGCTGCCGAGATGAAGAG CCCCCAGCCCCGCTACGTCAGGCTGTGGGAGGCAGCCGCCTATGACCAGagcctgcctgacttcagccACATCCAGATGAAGGTCATGAGATACAGTGAGGACCCCCGCCCCCTCCTGGACCCGGAACCCGGACAGCGGCAGCCAGGAGCCAGCGATGGAGGAGAAAGTGGCCCTCATGACCCTCAGACCTGGTTGGAAGCCACCGTGGTCATCCACAGGGGCTCGGACCAGGATGAGGGAGAAGGAGACCCAAGTCAGGGCAGGCTCAG TCCCCCGACCTGTCCCCAGGGTTCTGCACCCTTGGCTTCCTTCCAAGATGACCTGGACGTGGGCTCCAGTGAGGGGAGCAGCCCTAACCCGTCTCCACCTGAGGAAGCGGAACCTCAGCCCCTGCCTCCGGAGTCCCGGACCTGCAGGTGCCAGCTGGACCGCTTCCACGACTTTGCCCTGATTGATGCCCCTGCGACGGAGGATGCGCCTCCAGAGAAGCAGCGGTGGGAGGCAGCTGTGCCTAGCTCCCAGCAGAGGTCCCCAAggacaaaagaggaagaagaggcttCAGACACAGGCACAGAGGGGCCGGCACAGGAAGAGGAAGACCTGTACTATGGGCTTCCCGACAGCCCCGGGGATCCCCTCCCAGACAAGGAACTGGGCTTTGAACCTGAGGCCCAGGGCTGA
- the TMEM61 gene encoding transmembrane protein 61 translates to MTAPKTCDRARVASTLRYCMMVSGTVVLVAGTLCFAWWSEGDAGPPPGQSAPPTGCPEPGAPGALLRSVSFFCCGAGGLLLLFGLLWSVKASTQKLPRWDPYHLSRDLYYLTVESSEKESCRTLKVITVPTYEEAVCCPLAGGPLILPASPVEEDLERSASGDALPGAQPPLPPPSYESLIFAAGGISGETACGAACSLTGPVQITEGGS, encoded by the exons ATGACTGCGCCCAAG ACTTGTGACAGGGCCCGTGTGGCCTCCACCCTGCGCTACTGCATGATGGTCAGCGGCACGGTGGTCCTAGTGGCTGGGACTCTCTGCTTCGCCTGGTGGAGTGAAGGAGATGCAGGCCCCCCGCCTGGCCAGTCAGCCCCACCCACTGGATGCCCTGAGCCTGGGGCCCCCGGTGCCCTGCTCAGGTCGGTCAGCTTCTTCTGCTGTGGCGCAGGTGGCCTGCTGCTGCTCTTCGGCCTGCTGTGGTCAGTCAAGGCCAGCACCCAGAAGCTGCCTCGATGGGACCCATACCACCTCTCCAGGGACCTGTACTACCTCACTGTGGAGTCCTCAGAGAAGGAGAGCTGCAG GACCCTGAAGGTGATTACCGTCCCCACTTACGAGGAGGCTGTGTGCTGCCCACTGGCTGGGGGACCCTTGATACTACCTGCGTCCCCTGTGGAGGAAGACCTGGAACGCAGTGCCTCGGGGGATGCCCTGCCTGGGGCCCAGCCCCCCTTGCCTCCACCTAGCTATGAGAGCCTCATCTTTGCTGCCGGTGGCATCTCTGGAGAGACAGCATGTGGGGCTGCATGCTCCCTCACGGGCCCTGTTCAGATTACAGAGGGTGGAAGTTAA